One Streptomyces sp. NBC_00554 DNA segment encodes these proteins:
- a CDS encoding PQQ-binding-like beta-propeller repeat protein → MSQPPSQPPQGGFGAPQDQPGEGGFGAPQDPRAQGGFGAPPNTPPSTPPGPPQGTPQGAPPPPAQPPHAPAPAQTPPPAGTPQPGYGYPQQPGPYGQPGPYGQPPQQPGPYGQPQQPGPYGQSGPYGQHPGYGYPPQAQYPGAPGTPPPGGGTKNPFRGKPAVIIGAAVAALLVIGGAVFAVSSSGGDGGKKPVADKSADDGKATGSDGPVNPGDGSGDGGDDPENLNEGRQAGESKVLWYKEAPDAPGSGADAPGLWITDKVAVKAAYKQIFAYNVGDGQPAWDALAFPQKICAVTTQKTSDEKIVIAYMSGASDSAKCNQLQEIDLATGAKGWTAKVADGALFDSALSIELSLVGDTLMVGRSMSGTAYDAATGKKLWEKEKYGQACYPSGFTGGTKLLSVASCGAGNDNEHDEVQELDPKTGKVKWTKTIPKGWTVARTYSVDPVVLYLTNEEKDQWNVSTLKNDGTLLSQVDVDESFAPECGWAILARDLQGCVGTAADASTLYLPTEATTGANEIVAISLDTGKEKWRVKSPADESMLPLKMDGTNLIAYVQPSYDGGGQVVSIPTTGSSHKTTKLLQNPAGTADIENGFYSKTVDYVDGRFYISTTRLTGTGEEKEKLMLAFGE, encoded by the coding sequence ATGAGTCAGCCGCCGAGTCAGCCGCCGCAGGGCGGTTTCGGAGCACCGCAGGACCAGCCGGGGGAAGGTGGATTCGGCGCACCGCAGGACCCGCGGGCGCAGGGCGGTTTCGGCGCGCCCCCGAACACGCCGCCGAGCACCCCTCCGGGCCCGCCGCAAGGCACGCCCCAAGGCGCTCCGCCGCCCCCCGCGCAACCCCCGCACGCCCCCGCGCCCGCGCAGACCCCGCCGCCCGCCGGCACACCCCAGCCCGGCTACGGCTACCCCCAACAGCCCGGCCCCTACGGCCAACCAGGCCCGTACGGCCAGCCGCCGCAGCAGCCGGGCCCCTACGGCCAGCCCCAACAGCCGGGCCCGTACGGACAGTCCGGCCCCTACGGCCAGCACCCCGGCTACGGCTACCCGCCCCAGGCGCAGTACCCGGGCGCACCGGGCACCCCGCCCCCCGGCGGCGGTACCAAGAACCCCTTCCGCGGCAAGCCCGCGGTGATCATCGGTGCCGCGGTGGCCGCGCTGCTCGTCATCGGCGGCGCCGTGTTCGCCGTCAGCAGCAGTGGCGGTGACGGCGGCAAGAAGCCGGTCGCGGACAAGAGTGCCGACGACGGCAAGGCCACGGGTTCCGACGGCCCGGTCAACCCGGGTGACGGCAGCGGCGACGGCGGCGACGACCCCGAGAACCTCAACGAGGGCCGGCAGGCCGGTGAGTCGAAGGTGCTCTGGTACAAGGAGGCGCCCGACGCGCCCGGTTCCGGCGCTGACGCTCCTGGCCTGTGGATCACCGACAAGGTCGCGGTGAAGGCGGCGTACAAGCAGATCTTCGCGTACAACGTCGGTGACGGGCAGCCCGCTTGGGACGCCCTCGCGTTCCCGCAGAAGATCTGTGCGGTCACCACGCAGAAGACGTCCGACGAGAAGATCGTCATCGCCTACATGAGCGGTGCGAGCGACAGCGCCAAGTGCAACCAGCTCCAGGAGATCGACCTCGCCACCGGTGCGAAGGGCTGGACCGCGAAGGTCGCCGACGGCGCGCTCTTCGACAGTGCCCTGTCCATCGAACTCTCCCTCGTCGGCGACACCCTGATGGTGGGCCGTTCGATGTCGGGCACGGCGTACGACGCCGCCACCGGCAAGAAGCTGTGGGAAAAGGAGAAGTACGGGCAGGCCTGCTACCCCTCGGGGTTCACGGGCGGCACCAAGCTGCTCTCCGTCGCTTCCTGCGGTGCCGGCAACGACAACGAGCACGACGAGGTGCAGGAGCTCGACCCGAAGACCGGCAAGGTCAAGTGGACCAAGACGATCCCCAAGGGCTGGACGGTCGCGCGTACTTACTCCGTCGACCCCGTCGTCCTCTACCTCACCAACGAGGAGAAGGACCAGTGGAACGTCTCCACGCTGAAGAACGACGGCACACTCCTCTCCCAGGTCGACGTCGACGAGTCCTTCGCGCCGGAGTGCGGCTGGGCCATCCTCGCCCGTGACCTTCAGGGCTGCGTGGGCACGGCCGCCGACGCGAGCACCCTCTACCTGCCGACCGAGGCGACGACCGGCGCCAACGAGATCGTCGCGATCAGCCTGGACACCGGCAAGGAGAAGTGGCGCGTCAAGTCCCCGGCGGACGAGTCGATGCTGCCGCTGAAGATGGACGGCACGAATCTCATCGCGTACGTCCAGCCGTCGTACGACGGCGGTGGCCAGGTCGTGTCGATCCCGACGACCGGGAGCAGCCACAAGACCACGAAGCTGCTGCAGAACCCGGCGGGCACCGCGGACATCGAGAACGGCTTCTACTCGAAGACGGTCGACTACGTGGACGGGCGCTTCTACATCTCCACCACCCGGCTGACGGGCACGGGCGAGGAGAAGGAGAAGTTGATGCTGGCGTTCGGCGAGTGA
- a CDS encoding PQQ-binding-like beta-propeller repeat protein translates to MTQPPPPPPPNQPPQGGFGAPQDPPPGGFGAPQDPPPGGFGAPQSPPPGGFGSPTPPPPAQGPGYGYPQAAPPASPQPSYGYPQTPPPAGQPGPGYGYPGQQQPPYGYPQQQPPYAQPPQGGGGGRKFNSSMVIIVAAVVAVALIVGGGVWYANSSGTDGGDDSKNNSSDTTGGTGGKDDTGADTSGGTGLEKAPADPAAEVLFQVPAPEVKDDQIDSVVGSWLTDSVYAKSGVNEIVGYDPDTGSEKWTLPLSGQTCAGSREVTEDGIAAVVTEGAKRNSEGDHEDCTQVTAFDVSTGKKLWTKTAAISGRKAAFEEVTISGTTVAVGGGYDGGAAFEVKSGKALWQPKVDTCADVGYAGGEQLVAVRKCGDYGSETYEVQLLDPKSGSVKWTYKLPSGIDNAKVISTKPVVFGVDSADITASGASDVFSLDDNGKLRVKITLEDGKYDHDCGVGEVYACKAIVVGNDKLYVPTRQHDGTGEYGLTNEIISFSLATGKTTGDKIDAGDGNEIFPMRMDGGNVLAYKDGSSDVGPQVISVDGKSLKQTTLLETPADDSVLSAISGMVPKSSELLYTSGRLFMGKDLISKPYSADEKEYTALGFGTD, encoded by the coding sequence ATGACCCAGCCGCCGCCCCCGCCGCCCCCGAACCAGCCCCCGCAGGGAGGCTTCGGCGCGCCCCAGGACCCGCCCCCGGGTGGTTTCGGCGCGCCGCAGGACCCGCCGCCGGGAGGCTTCGGCGCGCCTCAGAGCCCGCCCCCGGGTGGCTTCGGCTCCCCGACGCCCCCGCCGCCCGCGCAGGGCCCGGGGTACGGCTACCCGCAGGCGGCCCCGCCCGCCTCGCCGCAGCCGTCGTACGGCTATCCGCAGACCCCGCCCCCGGCGGGCCAGCCGGGGCCGGGCTACGGCTACCCGGGCCAGCAGCAGCCCCCGTACGGCTATCCGCAGCAGCAGCCTCCCTACGCGCAGCCGCCCCAAGGCGGAGGCGGCGGGCGGAAGTTCAACAGCTCGATGGTCATCATCGTGGCGGCCGTGGTGGCCGTCGCGCTGATCGTCGGCGGCGGTGTCTGGTACGCGAACTCCTCCGGCACGGACGGCGGGGACGACAGCAAGAACAACTCCTCGGACACCACCGGCGGCACCGGCGGCAAGGACGACACGGGCGCCGACACCTCGGGCGGCACCGGCCTGGAGAAGGCTCCGGCCGACCCGGCCGCCGAGGTCCTCTTCCAGGTGCCCGCGCCGGAGGTCAAGGACGACCAGATCGACAGCGTCGTGGGCTCCTGGCTCACCGACTCGGTGTACGCCAAGAGCGGCGTCAACGAGATCGTGGGCTACGACCCGGACACCGGCAGCGAGAAGTGGACGCTCCCGCTGTCCGGCCAGACCTGCGCGGGCTCGCGGGAGGTCACCGAGGACGGGATCGCCGCCGTGGTCACCGAGGGCGCCAAGCGCAACAGCGAGGGCGATCACGAGGACTGCACGCAGGTCACCGCGTTCGACGTGAGTACCGGCAAGAAGCTCTGGACGAAGACCGCTGCGATCAGCGGCCGGAAGGCGGCGTTCGAGGAAGTCACCATCTCCGGCACCACCGTCGCGGTCGGCGGCGGCTACGACGGCGGAGCCGCCTTCGAGGTGAAGTCCGGCAAGGCGCTGTGGCAGCCGAAGGTCGACACGTGCGCGGACGTCGGCTACGCGGGCGGGGAACAGCTGGTCGCGGTCCGCAAGTGCGGTGACTACGGCAGTGAGACGTACGAGGTTCAGCTGCTCGACCCGAAGTCGGGCAGCGTGAAGTGGACGTACAAGCTGCCCAGTGGCATCGACAACGCCAAGGTGATCTCCACCAAGCCCGTCGTGTTCGGTGTGGACTCCGCCGACATCACGGCCTCCGGTGCCTCGGACGTCTTCTCGCTGGACGACAACGGCAAGCTGCGGGTCAAGATCACGCTGGAGGACGGCAAGTACGACCACGACTGTGGTGTCGGAGAGGTGTACGCCTGCAAGGCGATCGTGGTGGGCAACGACAAGCTCTACGTTCCGACCAGGCAGCACGACGGCACCGGCGAGTACGGCCTGACCAACGAGATCATCTCGTTCTCGCTGGCCACCGGTAAGACCACCGGCGACAAGATCGACGCGGGCGACGGCAACGAGATCTTCCCGATGCGCATGGACGGCGGGAACGTCCTCGCGTACAAGGACGGTTCGAGCGACGTCGGCCCCCAGGTCATCTCCGTGGACGGCAAGTCGCTGAAGCAGACGACGCTTCTGGAGACCCCGGCAGATGACAGCGTGCTGAGCGCCATCAGCGGCATGGTCCCCAAGAGCTCCGAGCTGCTGTACACCAGCGGCCGCCTCTTCATGGGCAAGGACCTGATCAGCAAGCCGTACTCGGCGGACGAGAAGGAGTACACGGCGCTCGGATTCGGCACCGACTAG
- a CDS encoding response regulator transcription factor, with amino-acid sequence MGVRLMVVDDHRLLAEALASALKLRGHRVLAAAAPAAGAAELVITRAPEVCLIGTATPAEPGIFDPVVKIKKERPQVAVLVLGPVPNPRGIAAAFAAGASGYVRHDERIEGVERAIMKARAGEAAVAPQLLQGAFSELLNPAAQPDDEGQRLLQMLTPREVEVLVRVADGEDTRLIAAGMGIAPSTARTHVQRVLMKLGVGSRLEAAALAARTGLLDRAGPVTVSSLDLPQDPRHTP; translated from the coding sequence ATGGGAGTGCGGCTCATGGTGGTCGACGACCACCGACTGCTCGCCGAGGCCTTGGCCTCGGCGTTGAAGTTGCGCGGGCACCGGGTGCTGGCCGCGGCCGCGCCCGCCGCGGGGGCGGCGGAGCTGGTGATCACACGGGCACCCGAGGTGTGCCTGATCGGTACGGCGACGCCCGCCGAGCCGGGGATCTTCGACCCGGTGGTGAAGATCAAGAAGGAGCGCCCGCAGGTGGCGGTCCTGGTGCTGGGCCCGGTCCCGAACCCGCGCGGCATCGCTGCCGCGTTCGCGGCCGGCGCCTCCGGATACGTACGCCACGACGAGCGCATAGAGGGCGTCGAGCGCGCGATCATGAAGGCGAGAGCGGGGGAGGCGGCCGTCGCCCCGCAGTTGCTCCAGGGCGCCTTCAGCGAACTGCTCAACCCGGCGGCACAGCCCGACGACGAGGGGCAGCGGCTGCTCCAGATGCTGACGCCGAGGGAGGTCGAGGTCCTGGTGCGGGTCGCGGACGGTGAGGATACGCGGCTCATCGCGGCCGGCATGGGGATCGCGCCGTCCACGGCACGGACCCATGTCCAGCGGGTGCTGATGAAGCTGGGGGTGGGGTCACGGCTGGAGGCGGCGGCGCTGGCGGCCCGTACGGGGCTGCTGGACCGGGCGGGGCCGGTGACGGTGTCGTCCCTCGACCTCCCGCAGGATCCGCGGCATACGCCGTAG
- a CDS encoding FkbM family methyltransferase: MRLSELEEANARTLAHSTTVRPVAAGEIIRTHRKKHPFRGFVEIDSPYCPPFVMFCVNDDAVALETLWNGHFGYEPGTLGTWARLAEQSATIADVGAHVGYFSMIAALANPAAKVHSFEPVDQVHARLAVNVRANGAQNVKRYQAGISSEAGWADISVRFSANLLSTGSSLEQVPDGAELKRIQLLTLDELFADTKLDLIKIDVEGHEMSVLKGARQVLKRDRPNVILEALVNAPLDPLLEEFGPLGYECNWIAEADGSLVPSTEPRPKGTRNLLFTPVE; the protein is encoded by the coding sequence ATGCGCCTCTCCGAGCTCGAAGAAGCCAACGCCCGTACGTTGGCCCACTCCACCACCGTCCGGCCGGTCGCTGCGGGCGAGATCATCCGTACCCACCGCAAGAAGCACCCGTTCCGGGGCTTCGTCGAGATCGACTCCCCGTACTGTCCGCCGTTCGTCATGTTCTGCGTGAACGACGACGCGGTGGCCCTCGAAACGTTGTGGAACGGGCATTTCGGGTACGAGCCCGGCACCCTCGGCACCTGGGCACGGCTGGCCGAGCAGAGCGCGACGATCGCCGACGTCGGTGCGCACGTCGGGTACTTCTCGATGATCGCCGCGCTCGCCAACCCCGCCGCGAAGGTGCACTCGTTCGAGCCGGTGGACCAGGTCCACGCCCGCCTCGCGGTGAACGTGCGGGCGAACGGCGCGCAGAACGTGAAGCGCTACCAGGCGGGTATATCCAGCGAGGCCGGGTGGGCCGACATCAGCGTCCGCTTCTCGGCGAACCTCCTGTCGACGGGCTCGTCCCTGGAGCAGGTCCCCGACGGCGCCGAACTGAAGCGCATCCAGCTGCTGACCCTCGACGAACTGTTCGCCGACACCAAGCTGGACCTCATCAAGATCGACGTCGAGGGACACGAGATGTCGGTCCTGAAGGGCGCTCGGCAGGTGCTGAAGCGCGACCGGCCGAACGTGATCCTGGAGGCGCTGGTCAACGCGCCGCTGGACCCGCTCCTCGAGGAGTTCGGCCCGCTCGGCTACGAGTGCAACTGGATCGCCGAAGCCGACGGGTCACTCGTCCCGTCGACCGAGCCCCGGCCGAAGGGCACGCGGAACCTGCTCTTCACGCCCGTCGAGTAG
- a CDS encoding YfbM family protein has translation MSMNGEYLRVTPAELDRALKDPEWALELAEGVQDAQEESEPPPIDARHFTTHQTWHLLGFLLRRSAFPVDIVQGEEPLGTDDWGYGPPQYLTPDRVRLAADTMHRTTYDQLIQDIDPSELIKAEIYPQIWDSPASLEWARDLFTPLTEFFRGAASTGHAMLIWID, from the coding sequence ATGAGCATGAACGGGGAGTACCTACGTGTCACGCCTGCGGAGTTGGATCGGGCCCTGAAAGATCCCGAATGGGCGTTGGAACTCGCCGAGGGGGTTCAGGACGCACAGGAGGAGAGCGAGCCCCCACCGATCGACGCGCGGCACTTCACCACGCACCAGACATGGCACCTGCTCGGTTTCCTTCTGCGGCGCTCGGCCTTCCCTGTCGACATCGTCCAAGGCGAGGAACCCCTCGGCACCGATGACTGGGGTTACGGACCTCCGCAATACCTGACGCCGGACCGGGTACGGCTGGCCGCTGACACCATGCACCGCACCACGTATGACCAGCTCATCCAGGATATCGATCCCTCCGAGCTCATCAAGGCCGAGATCTACCCCCAAATCTGGGACTCGCCCGCCTCCTTGGAGTGGGCCCGCGACCTGTTCACTCCCCTGACGGAGTTCTTCCGGGGTGCCGCATCCACCGGTCACGCGATGCTGATCTGGATCGATTGA
- a CDS encoding glutaredoxin domain-containing protein, whose translation MMRAWILPMLLVLCGSAVATAQVLRGNLGAAAVLLLVFVPLAGVNSPLIFPRSIGALEAQRRSAVDGRPVVFWRSGCKYCLRLRIRLGRSARQLHWVDIWRDPAGAAAVRAVNGGNETVPTVFVAGRPHVNPDPDWVREQLVPPA comes from the coding sequence ATGATGCGTGCCTGGATCCTGCCCATGCTGCTTGTGCTCTGCGGCTCAGCCGTTGCGACTGCGCAGGTCCTCCGGGGGAACCTCGGTGCGGCCGCAGTGCTCCTGCTGGTGTTTGTACCGCTCGCAGGCGTGAACTCGCCTCTGATCTTCCCGAGGTCGATCGGTGCGCTGGAGGCGCAACGCCGCAGCGCGGTCGACGGCCGGCCGGTCGTCTTCTGGCGGTCGGGCTGTAAGTACTGTCTGCGACTGCGTATCCGGTTGGGCCGTAGCGCCCGCCAGTTGCATTGGGTCGACATCTGGCGCGACCCGGCTGGAGCGGCAGCGGTCAGGGCGGTCAACGGTGGCAATGAGACCGTACCGACGGTCTTCGTGGCGGGCCGGCCACACGTCAACCCCGATCCTGACTGGGTGCGCGAACAGCTCGTCCCTCCCGCGTGA
- a CDS encoding DUF397 domain-containing protein, producing the protein MTQGVRWQKSTFSDGGDGNTCVELATTAAQFVHLRESDTPTTHLTTTPVPLAHLLHHIKSGTHATPMK; encoded by the coding sequence ATGACCCAGGGCGTGCGCTGGCAGAAGTCCACCTTCTCCGACGGCGGCGACGGCAACACCTGCGTGGAACTGGCCACCACAGCCGCCCAGTTCGTCCACCTCCGCGAAAGCGACACCCCCACCACCCACCTCACCACCACCCCCGTCCCCCTGGCCCACCTCCTCCACCACATAAAGTCCGGCACCCATGCCACGCCCATGAAGTGA
- a CDS encoding helix-turn-helix transcriptional regulator, with translation MARRQQPTARQQRLGAELRKLREAAGLKGLEAAALLGTDSAQVSQIEFGTAGVSAERVRRLAAHYACTDETLVEALTAMATDRTRGWWEEYRGVLPPVFLDVAELEHHATSLREVVITHVPGLLQTPDYARAVYSYMVPGLPESELEPRVQHRLRRRAVIERDSPTPYETLVHEFALRIRVSDRPTARAQLQEILNQIECGHATVRVIPTDQDGFAGAGASMMYTGGPVSPLDTGLRDAPTGTAFIDAEPQLKQLRTLFRRVENAALDPTASRDFIHRLSKEL, from the coding sequence ATGGCGCGCAGGCAACAGCCGACCGCACGTCAGCAGCGCCTGGGCGCTGAGCTGCGGAAACTGCGTGAGGCTGCGGGACTCAAGGGACTTGAAGCCGCCGCACTGCTCGGTACGGACTCGGCACAGGTGAGTCAGATTGAGTTCGGCACGGCGGGCGTGAGTGCTGAACGCGTGCGCCGTCTCGCCGCCCATTACGCGTGCACGGACGAGACGCTGGTCGAAGCCCTGACGGCAATGGCGACCGACCGCACTCGGGGCTGGTGGGAGGAGTACCGAGGGGTCCTCCCGCCGGTGTTCCTGGATGTCGCCGAGTTGGAGCACCACGCAACTTCCCTGCGGGAGGTGGTCATCACTCACGTACCTGGACTTCTGCAAACCCCGGACTACGCCCGGGCCGTGTACTCGTACATGGTTCCGGGGCTCCCCGAAAGCGAATTGGAGCCTCGCGTGCAACACCGGCTGAGACGACGAGCTGTCATCGAACGCGACAGCCCCACCCCGTACGAGACGCTCGTCCACGAGTTCGCCCTGCGCATCCGGGTATCCGATCGCCCCACCGCCCGCGCTCAACTCCAGGAAATCCTGAACCAGATCGAGTGCGGTCACGCCACCGTGCGCGTCATCCCCACCGACCAGGACGGCTTCGCGGGCGCCGGAGCCTCGATGATGTACACCGGCGGTCCGGTATCCCCGCTGGACACTGGACTGCGCGATGCCCCGACGGGCACCGCGTTCATCGATGCCGAACCCCAACTGAAGCAACTTCGAACGCTGTTCCGTAGGGTGGAGAATGCGGCGCTGGACCCCACGGCGTCGCGGGACTTCATCCACCGTCTGTCGAAGGAACTGTGA
- a CDS encoding ATP-binding protein — translation MPKTETEPWEYVLHIPHDPRAVPVCRRTVRLILTLHGLIRLVDVAELLAAELVSNAVRHTKGPAALRLQYRNGVLRIGAWDASPEPPPYELTVTPDEEAGRGLALVRACADDWGWHPLRQGGDTGKYVWCDLGAA, via the coding sequence ATGCCCAAAACAGAGACCGAACCCTGGGAGTACGTACTCCACATCCCCCACGACCCCCGTGCCGTCCCCGTCTGCCGCCGCACCGTCCGCCTGATCCTCACCCTGCACGGCCTGATCCGCCTCGTGGACGTCGCCGAGCTGCTGGCGGCGGAGCTGGTCTCCAATGCCGTACGCCATACGAAGGGCCCCGCGGCCCTACGCCTGCAGTACCGAAACGGAGTGCTCCGCATCGGTGCGTGGGACGCGAGCCCCGAACCACCCCCGTACGAGCTGACGGTGACCCCCGACGAGGAAGCGGGCCGCGGCCTCGCCCTCGTCCGGGCCTGTGCCGACGACTGGGGCTGGCATCCGCTGCGGCAGGGTGGCGACACGGGCAAGTACGTGTGGTGTGACCTCGGTGCGGCGTAG
- a CDS encoding sodium:solute symporter family protein: MQSPTHLQPPTHLAASGIDRLTSGIDLAAELRLPTNALDYTILGIYFVVVLGIGFAAKRSVKTSLDFFLSGRSLPAWITGLAFVSANLAATEILGMAANSAQYGAYTVHWYWIGAIPAMVFLGLVMMPFYYGSKVRSVPEFLLLRFDKWAHLLSSALFAFAAVLIAGVNLYALAIVVEALLGWPQWVAIVVAGFFVLAYITLGGLSSAIYNEVLQFFVILAALIPLVVLSLKKVGGWGGLTDALDASHGHDFTTAWGGTGIGSANPLGANWLTIVLGLGFVLSFGYWTTNFAEVQRALSAKNLSAAQRTPLIAAFPKIFIVFLVMIPGLVAAVLVPNIGTSGSDLQYNDAIPYLMEQLLPNGVLGIAVTGLLAAFMAGMAANISSFNTVFTTDIWARYVVKDREDSYYVRFGRLITVIGVMASIGTAFLASSFSNIMSYLQTLFSFFNVPMFVVFIVGMFWKRASKKAGFWGLLAGTTAAMVNYFVLYKQDIVGIPTDQGANFVSAIAGFVAGAVVMVAVSLFTAPKTTEELQGLVYGTTSPGMTEPPAPGDDAWYRKPALLGWSAIVLAALCYIPFSF; the protein is encoded by the coding sequence ATGCAGTCCCCCACGCATCTGCAGCCCCCCACCCATCTGGCCGCGTCCGGCATCGACCGTCTGACGTCAGGCATCGACCTGGCGGCCGAGCTGCGGCTCCCCACCAACGCACTCGACTACACAATCCTCGGCATCTACTTCGTCGTCGTCCTTGGCATCGGCTTCGCCGCCAAGCGCTCGGTGAAGACGAGCCTCGACTTCTTCCTCTCCGGGCGCTCACTGCCCGCCTGGATCACCGGTCTCGCGTTCGTCTCGGCCAACCTGGCCGCGACCGAGATCCTGGGCATGGCCGCCAACAGCGCGCAGTACGGCGCGTACACCGTGCACTGGTACTGGATCGGCGCCATCCCGGCCATGGTCTTCCTCGGCCTGGTGATGATGCCCTTCTACTACGGCTCCAAGGTCCGTTCGGTCCCCGAGTTCCTGCTGCTGCGCTTCGACAAGTGGGCGCACCTACTGAGTTCGGCCCTGTTCGCCTTCGCCGCCGTCCTCATCGCCGGCGTGAACCTCTACGCCCTCGCGATCGTCGTCGAGGCGCTGCTCGGCTGGCCGCAGTGGGTGGCCATCGTGGTCGCCGGCTTCTTCGTGCTCGCCTACATCACCCTCGGCGGTCTGTCCTCGGCGATCTACAACGAGGTACTGCAGTTCTTCGTCATCCTCGCCGCGCTCATCCCGCTCGTCGTGCTGAGCCTCAAGAAGGTCGGCGGCTGGGGCGGTCTGACCGACGCGCTCGACGCGAGCCACGGCCACGACTTCACGACCGCCTGGGGCGGCACCGGCATCGGCAGCGCCAACCCGCTGGGCGCCAACTGGCTGACCATCGTCCTCGGCCTCGGCTTCGTGCTGTCCTTCGGCTACTGGACGACCAACTTCGCCGAGGTGCAGCGTGCCCTGTCCGCGAAGAACCTCTCGGCCGCCCAGCGCACCCCGCTGATCGCCGCGTTCCCGAAGATCTTCATCGTGTTCCTGGTGATGATCCCGGGCCTGGTCGCCGCGGTCCTGGTGCCGAATATCGGCACGTCCGGCTCGGATCTCCAGTACAACGACGCGATCCCGTACCTGATGGAGCAGTTGCTGCCCAACGGCGTGCTCGGCATCGCGGTGACCGGTCTGCTCGCCGCCTTCATGGCGGGCATGGCGGCCAACATCTCGTCCTTCAACACGGTGTTCACCACCGACATCTGGGCGAGGTACGTGGTGAAGGACCGCGAGGACTCGTACTACGTGCGCTTCGGGCGGCTCATCACCGTCATCGGCGTCATGGCCTCGATCGGCACGGCGTTCCTGGCCTCGTCCTTCTCGAACATCATGAGCTACCTCCAGACGCTCTTCTCCTTCTTCAACGTGCCGATGTTCGTCGTCTTCATCGTCGGCATGTTCTGGAAGCGCGCGTCCAAGAAGGCCGGCTTCTGGGGTCTGCTGGCCGGTACGACGGCCGCGATGGTCAACTACTTCGTCCTCTACAAGCAGGACATCGTCGGCATCCCCACCGACCAGGGCGCGAACTTCGTGTCGGCGATCGCGGGCTTCGTGGCGGGCGCGGTGGTCATGGTCGCGGTGTCCCTGTTCACCGCTCCGAAGACGACCGAGGAACTGCAGGGCCTGGTGTACGGCACCACCTCTCCCGGCATGACCGAGCCGCCCGCCCCCGGCGACGACGCGTGGTACCGCAAGCCGGCTCTGCTGGGCTGGAGCGCGATCGTCCTCGCGGCCCTCTGCTACATCCCGTTCTCGTTCTGA
- the galT gene encoding galactose-1-phosphate uridylyltransferase, which yields MKKTSTRLADGRELIYYDSRDDAVRDAVDRRPLDPTVTTSEVRRDVLLGDSVAIASHRQGRIYHPPANECPLCPSEGDRLSEIPDSSYDVVVFENRFPSLAGDSGRCEVVCFTSDHDSSFADLTEEQAGLVLEAWTDRTAELSHLPAVEQVFCFENRGAEIGVTLGHPHGQIYAYPFTTPRTALMLRSLSAHKEATGGENLFDEVVARELADGSRVVLSSDHWVAFVPYAAHWPYEVHLYPRRRVPDLLGLDEDARTEFPKVYLELLRRFDRIFGEGEPATPYISAWHQAPFGALEEFEGVNRDDFALHLELFTIRRTSGKLKFLAGSESGMSVFINDIQPESAAQRLREVASS from the coding sequence GTGAAGAAGACCTCGACCCGGCTGGCCGACGGTCGTGAGCTCATCTACTACGACTCACGCGACGACGCGGTGCGCGACGCGGTGGACCGGCGTCCACTGGACCCGACCGTCACCACTTCGGAGGTGCGCCGCGACGTGCTGCTCGGCGATTCGGTCGCGATCGCCTCGCACCGGCAGGGCCGCATCTACCACCCGCCGGCGAACGAGTGCCCGCTGTGCCCCTCCGAGGGCGACCGGCTGAGCGAGATCCCGGACTCCTCGTACGACGTCGTCGTCTTCGAGAACCGCTTCCCCTCCCTGGCCGGTGACTCCGGCCGCTGCGAGGTCGTCTGCTTCACCTCCGACCACGACTCCTCCTTCGCCGACCTGACGGAGGAGCAGGCCGGCCTGGTCCTGGAGGCATGGACGGACCGGACGGCCGAGCTGTCGCACCTGCCCGCCGTCGAGCAGGTCTTCTGCTTCGAGAACCGCGGCGCCGAGATCGGCGTCACGCTCGGCCACCCGCACGGGCAGATCTACGCCTACCCCTTCACCACCCCGCGTACGGCCCTGATGCTGCGCTCGCTCTCCGCGCACAAGGAAGCGACCGGCGGCGAGAACCTGTTCGACGAGGTCGTCGCCCGGGAGCTGGCGGACGGTTCGCGGGTCGTCCTGTCGAGTGACCACTGGGTGGCCTTCGTGCCGTACGCCGCGCACTGGCCGTACGAGGTCCACCTCTACCCGCGCCGCCGCGTGCCGGACCTCCTCGGGCTCGACGAGGACGCCCGCACAGAGTTCCCCAAGGTCTACCTGGAACTCTTGAGACGCTTCGACCGGATCTTCGGTGAGGGCGAGCCGGCGACGCCGTACATCTCCGCCTGGCACCAGGCACCGTTCGGCGCGCTGGAGGAGTTCGAAGGCGTCAACCGGGACGACTTCGCGCTCCACCTCGAGCTTTTCACCATTCGCCGTACGTCCGGCAAGCTGAAGTTCCTCGCGGGCTCCGAGTCGGGGATGAGCGTGTTCATCAACGACATCCAGCCGGAGTCCGCGGCTCAGCGACTGCGAGAGGTAGCGAGTTCATGA